In Acidobacteriota bacterium, the genomic window GCCTTCCACCTCAAATCCGAGCTGCTGAAGGCCCGGATGGTCGGACATCATTAGCAGCCCGGCGGCCGCGCCGGTCGAGCCGCAAAGGCTGCCGGCACCTGGAACATGCTCAAGCGCTTTATCGACTACCACCTGGATCACGGTTGGGTCGTCCTGATCGGCTTGGCGGTGCTCCTGGCGGCCGGCCTCAACGCCCTCTACCGGATTCCCATCGACGCTTTCCCTGACCTGACCAACAACCAGGTCACCGTCATCACCGAAGCGCCGGGCATGGCGCCGGTGGAGGTCGAGCAACTGGTCACCTTCCCCATCGAGTCGGCCATGATGGGTCTTCCCGACACCGAGGAGGTCCGCTCGATCTCCAAATTGGGCCTTTCGATCGTCACCATCGTCTTTGCCGACGGCGTGGACAACTATTTCGCGCGGCAGCTTGTCAACGAACGGCTGAACGAAGCGCGCGGCCGGATTCCCGACGGCCTCGAGCCGGCGTTGGGGCCCGTGGCGACGGCCTTCGGAGAGGTGTACCAGTACACGCTCGAAGGGGAAGGCTACAGCGCCATGGAGCTGAAGACGCTCCACGACTGGGAGATCA contains:
- a CDS encoding efflux RND transporter permease subunit, with the translated sequence MLKRFIDYHLDHGWVVLIGLAVLLAAGLNALYRIPIDAFPDLTNNQVTVITEAPGMAPVEVEQLVTFPIESAMMGLPDTEEVRSISKLGLSIVTIVFADGVDNYFARQLVNERLNEARGRIPDGLEPALGPVATAFGEVYQYTLEGEGYSAMELKTLHDWEI